One stretch of Tepidibacter hydrothermalis DNA includes these proteins:
- a CDS encoding DnaD domain-containing protein gives MKFTINGFSQRRLIKLGLDSTDALILRCFVDFKDTEKMKAEMIENERYYWIKYEWLIQELPILGLKTKDSVYRRLKKMVNAGVLGHKTKKQGGTYSFFKLGKEYYSLISDDYSEVQPDDNSDEKSEGSDEKPIPVGCKSVGGTDEKSDQKIHLQKRSFSSCSSKEFSEIKKVFDQNIHPITPIEAQKLIAYLDDDGMDYRLIIKAIEIAVCNAKRYLGYIEGILKRWREDNLLTLEAVEAYIRDYRDRKNKKGAVKDGYRDTSKKESGNSFEGYRPPEGKLSDEVAGLTDEELNRLIEEQGI, from the coding sequence ATGAAATTTACTATAAATGGTTTTAGCCAACGTAGGCTTATAAAATTAGGTTTAGATTCTACAGATGCTTTAATACTAAGATGCTTCGTAGATTTTAAAGACACAGAGAAGATGAAGGCTGAAATGATTGAAAATGAAAGATACTATTGGATTAAATATGAGTGGCTTATACAAGAGCTACCAATATTAGGACTTAAGACAAAGGATAGTGTATATAGAAGACTTAAAAAAATGGTAAATGCAGGAGTGTTAGGACATAAAACTAAAAAGCAAGGTGGAACATATTCATTTTTCAAACTAGGTAAAGAATATTATAGCTTAATTTCTGATGATTATAGTGAAGTTCAACCAGATGATAACTCGGATGAAAAGTCGGAGGGTTCGGATGAAAAACCGATACCTGTCGGATGTAAATCCGTAGGGGGTACGGATGAAAAGTCGGACCAAAAGATCCATCTACAAAAAAGATCCTTTAGTAGTTGTAGTAGTAAAGAGTTTTCAGAAATCAAAAAAGTATTTGACCAAAACATTCATCCAATAACTCCAATCGAAGCTCAAAAGTTAATAGCTTATCTAGATGATGATGGTATGGATTATAGATTAATCATAAAAGCAATTGAAATAGCAGTTTGTAATGCTAAGAGATATTTAGGATATATCGAAGGTATTCTGAAAAGGTGGAGGGAGGATAATTTATTAACCCTAGAAGCTGTTGAAGCTTATATCAGAGATTATCGAGATAGAAAAAATAAAAAGGGAGCTGTTAAAGATGGATATAGAGACACTTCTAAAAAAGAGAGTGGAAACTCTTTTGAAGGATACAGACCACCAGAAGGAAAACTCAGCGATGAAGTCGCAGGGCTTACCGATGAAGAACTTAACAGGCTCATCGAAGAGCAGGGAATATGA
- a CDS encoding AbrB/MazE/SpoVT family DNA-binding domain-containing protein, which translates to MKATGVVRAVDQLGRIVLPIELRRTLNIEVKDALEIYVDGESIILKKYEPACVFCGNAKNVKHFEGKNICSECIRKLSGI; encoded by the coding sequence ATGAAAGCAACAGGAGTAGTTAGAGCAGTAGATCAATTAGGAAGAATAGTATTGCCAATAGAGTTAAGAAGAACTTTGAATATAGAGGTTAAGGATGCTTTAGAAATATATGTTGATGGTGAAAGTATAATCTTAAAGAAATATGAGCCAGCTTGTGTGTTCTGTGGAAATGCAAAGAACGTGAAGCATTTTGAAGGTAAGAATATATGCAGTGAATGCATAAGAAAATTGAGTGGTATTTAA
- a CDS encoding ATP-binding protein produces MKNLTGSSKSREYDCPKCKDREMIYNPKLDAMVFCECRERKEYERILKNSGISEAFRQKTLKNYKATNEVTVKSKGMALDYIKEFDGKISIGFLGQVGAGKTHLSIAIANALMSRDVGVLYMQYRESITALKQNMIDEYYYQREISKYKNATVLLIDDLFKGKITETDINIMFEIINYRYLKGAPMIVSSEYTSDKLLKIDEAIGSRIIEQCDGRMIEFVGKSFNHRLNKRAI; encoded by the coding sequence ATGAAGAACTTAACAGGCTCATCGAAGAGCAGGGAATATGATTGCCCTAAATGCAAAGATAGAGAAATGATATATAATCCTAAGCTTGATGCAATGGTATTTTGTGAATGTAGAGAGCGAAAAGAGTACGAGAGGATATTGAAAAATAGCGGAATATCCGAGGCTTTCAGACAAAAGACTCTGAAAAATTATAAAGCGACTAATGAAGTCACTGTAAAGTCTAAGGGAATGGCCCTGGATTATATAAAAGAGTTTGATGGGAAAATTTCAATTGGATTTCTAGGACAGGTAGGAGCAGGTAAAACTCATTTATCTATTGCTATAGCAAATGCTTTAATGTCAAGGGATGTTGGAGTCTTATACATGCAGTACAGGGAATCTATAACTGCCTTAAAGCAAAATATGATTGATGAATATTACTATCAAAGGGAGATATCAAAATACAAGAATGCAACGGTACTTTTGATTGATGATCTATTCAAAGGCAAGATTACTGAAACGGATATAAATATCATGTTTGAGATTATTAATTACAGATATTTAAAAGGAGCTCCAATGATAGTATCTAGCGAATATACATCAGACAAGCTACTAAAGATTGATGAAGCTATAGGAAGCAGGATTATAGAACAGTGTGATGGTAGAATGATTGAGTTTGTAGGCAAAAGTTTTAATCATAGGTTAAATAAAAGAGCTATTTAG